A stretch of Pristis pectinata isolate sPriPec2 chromosome 26, sPriPec2.1.pri, whole genome shotgun sequence DNA encodes these proteins:
- the LOC127583441 gene encoding putative beta-lactamase-like 1 isoform X2 encodes MAFFVIVSITMTCCFVWQYRLPKQATSEDISSHEVKPVQMCPRHPKPVPLVHPIPILKEALEKIDFLLRHQIHPMSLPSISAIVVFNDTVLWTGNFGKKNISDEFSPPPNEYTAYRIASISKIFPTIMLYKLWEEGKIASLDDPLTKYVKNFTVKNPLGSSKHSEQKYEADGLVFLERGRVATKVSSVTLKRMASQLSGLPRRLRSTSLLWEGNTEMALNLLRDDLLIADPGTRCHYSNLAFSLLAHVLANKVVGSDYQRWITENILAKIGMEHTGFEFTPSVRAQLSVGVYSNGKPAQLYDLGWYRPSGQMYSTAADLAKLCMVLLGAVHKHILEAETLKVMLTPVFRCSEDYFASKTGTPWEINEQLGYDVIKKDGDLDGYSATFSLVPHLKIGFIILMAGSRPQEEDLTAGVYNYLIPAMESAFRQSNRILLPPPESKPYVGYYTFSNLTFYEIKKDKRGVLVMQQFGPHIETLIPEKYRTIKLCYLEERVFQIVFEKEYPCVLKFNTASVSLEAQDGQLFNFFPFNNKGLSTGFDAPGLNTYNIVRISRKPRF; translated from the exons ATGGCTTTCTTTGTAATTGTGTCCATCACCATGACGTGTTGCTTTGTATGGCAGTACAGACTTCCAAAGCAAGCCACAA gtgaagatatctcatctcatgaGGTTAAACCAGTCCAAATGTGCCCGAGGCATCCCAAACCTGTACCATTGGTACATCCCATACCCATTCTAAAAGAAGCTCTGGAAAAG ATTGACTTCCTTTTGCGTCATCAAATACATCCAATGAGTCTGCCGTCCATTTCAGCTATTGTAGTATTTAATGACACTGTACTGTGGACTGgaaattttgggaaaaaaaatatttcagatgaGTTTTCACCTCCGCCAAATGAATATACTGCTTACAG GATTGCAAGCATTTCCAAGATATTCCCCACTATAATGCTGTATAAACTATGGGAGGAAGGAAAAATTGCATCTTTGGATGACCCACTAACAAAATATGTCAAAAACTTTACTGTTAAGAACCCATTGGGGAGCTCAAAACACTCAGAACAAAAATACGAAGCAGATGGCCTGGTATTtcttgagagagggagagttgcTACCAAAGTATCATCTGTGACATTGAAGAGAATGGCCAGTCAGCTATCAG GGTTACCCAGGCGACTCAGGTCAACAAGTCTGCTGTGGGAAGGGAATACTGAGATGGCACTGAATCTCCTGCGAGATGATTTACTCATTGCGGATCCTGGTACAAG ATGCCATTACAGCAATTTAGCATTCTCCCTCCTGGCTCATGTTCTAGCCAATAAGGTTGTTGGATCAGACTACCAGCGCTGGATTACTGAGAATATCTTGGCTAAAATAGGAATGGAGCACACTGGATTTGAATTCACCCCATCAGTCCGTGCTCAGTTATCCGTTGGTGTTTACAGCAATGGTAAACCAGCTCAGCTCTATGATCTGGGTTGGTACCGGCCCTCTGGCCAAATGTATTCAACTGCTGCTGACCTGGCCAAACTGTGCATGGTGTTACTGGGAGCTGTTCACAAGCACATTCTGGAGGCTGAAACATTAAAAGTGATGCTTACACCAGTGTTCAGGTGTTCGGAGGATTACTTTGCCAGCAAAACAGGAACACCTTGGGAAATCAATGAACAACTTGGTTATGATGTAATCAAAAAAGACGGCGACCTGGATGGTTACTCGGCTACATTCTCCCTGGTTCCTCACCTCAAAATaggatttattattttaatggcGGGTTCCCGACCCCAAGAGGAGGACTTGACTGCAGGAGTGTATAATTATCTAATCCCAGCGATGGAGTCTGCATTTCGGCAAAGCAACAggattctgcttccacctcccgAATCCAAGCCGTATGTTGGCTATTATACATTTTCAAATTTGACCTTTTATGAGATAAAGAAAGACAAGAGAGGAGTTTTAGTGATGCAACAGTTTGGCCCTCACATTGAAACGTTGATACCCGAGAAATATAGGACTATCAAGCTGTGTTATCTAGAAGAAAGGGTATTTCAAATTGTATTTGAGAAAGAATACCCATGTGTCCTGAAATTCAACACGGCTTCTGTGTCACTTGAAGCTCAAGATGGAcagctgtttaatttttttccattcaataaTAAAGGCCTATCTACTGGTTTTGATGCTCCAGGTCTGAACACGTATAATATCGTCAGAATAAGTCGCAAACCAAGATTTTGA
- the LOC127583441 gene encoding putative beta-lactamase-like 1 isoform X1 — protein MYIYLCYPFQQCADGEGVKKGFVSDLKWPHLGMAFFVIVSITMTCCFVWQYRLPKQATSEDISSHEVKPVQMCPRHPKPVPLVHPIPILKEALEKIDFLLRHQIHPMSLPSISAIVVFNDTVLWTGNFGKKNISDEFSPPPNEYTAYRIASISKIFPTIMLYKLWEEGKIASLDDPLTKYVKNFTVKNPLGSSKHSEQKYEADGLVFLERGRVATKVSSVTLKRMASQLSGLPRRLRSTSLLWEGNTEMALNLLRDDLLIADPGTRCHYSNLAFSLLAHVLANKVVGSDYQRWITENILAKIGMEHTGFEFTPSVRAQLSVGVYSNGKPAQLYDLGWYRPSGQMYSTAADLAKLCMVLLGAVHKHILEAETLKVMLTPVFRCSEDYFASKTGTPWEINEQLGYDVIKKDGDLDGYSATFSLVPHLKIGFIILMAGSRPQEEDLTAGVYNYLIPAMESAFRQSNRILLPPPESKPYVGYYTFSNLTFYEIKKDKRGVLVMQQFGPHIETLIPEKYRTIKLCYLEERVFQIVFEKEYPCVLKFNTASVSLEAQDGQLFNFFPFNNKGLSTGFDAPGLNTYNIVRISRKPRF, from the exons ATGTACATATATCTGTGTTATCCTTTTCAACAGTGTGCTGATGGGGAAGGTGTCAAGAAAGGCTTTGTATCGGATCTGAAGTGGCCTCATCTTGGAATGGCTTTCTTTGTAATTGTGTCCATCACCATGACGTGTTGCTTTGTATGGCAGTACAGACTTCCAAAGCAAGCCACAA gtgaagatatctcatctcatgaGGTTAAACCAGTCCAAATGTGCCCGAGGCATCCCAAACCTGTACCATTGGTACATCCCATACCCATTCTAAAAGAAGCTCTGGAAAAG ATTGACTTCCTTTTGCGTCATCAAATACATCCAATGAGTCTGCCGTCCATTTCAGCTATTGTAGTATTTAATGACACTGTACTGTGGACTGgaaattttgggaaaaaaaatatttcagatgaGTTTTCACCTCCGCCAAATGAATATACTGCTTACAG GATTGCAAGCATTTCCAAGATATTCCCCACTATAATGCTGTATAAACTATGGGAGGAAGGAAAAATTGCATCTTTGGATGACCCACTAACAAAATATGTCAAAAACTTTACTGTTAAGAACCCATTGGGGAGCTCAAAACACTCAGAACAAAAATACGAAGCAGATGGCCTGGTATTtcttgagagagggagagttgcTACCAAAGTATCATCTGTGACATTGAAGAGAATGGCCAGTCAGCTATCAG GGTTACCCAGGCGACTCAGGTCAACAAGTCTGCTGTGGGAAGGGAATACTGAGATGGCACTGAATCTCCTGCGAGATGATTTACTCATTGCGGATCCTGGTACAAG ATGCCATTACAGCAATTTAGCATTCTCCCTCCTGGCTCATGTTCTAGCCAATAAGGTTGTTGGATCAGACTACCAGCGCTGGATTACTGAGAATATCTTGGCTAAAATAGGAATGGAGCACACTGGATTTGAATTCACCCCATCAGTCCGTGCTCAGTTATCCGTTGGTGTTTACAGCAATGGTAAACCAGCTCAGCTCTATGATCTGGGTTGGTACCGGCCCTCTGGCCAAATGTATTCAACTGCTGCTGACCTGGCCAAACTGTGCATGGTGTTACTGGGAGCTGTTCACAAGCACATTCTGGAGGCTGAAACATTAAAAGTGATGCTTACACCAGTGTTCAGGTGTTCGGAGGATTACTTTGCCAGCAAAACAGGAACACCTTGGGAAATCAATGAACAACTTGGTTATGATGTAATCAAAAAAGACGGCGACCTGGATGGTTACTCGGCTACATTCTCCCTGGTTCCTCACCTCAAAATaggatttattattttaatggcGGGTTCCCGACCCCAAGAGGAGGACTTGACTGCAGGAGTGTATAATTATCTAATCCCAGCGATGGAGTCTGCATTTCGGCAAAGCAACAggattctgcttccacctcccgAATCCAAGCCGTATGTTGGCTATTATACATTTTCAAATTTGACCTTTTATGAGATAAAGAAAGACAAGAGAGGAGTTTTAGTGATGCAACAGTTTGGCCCTCACATTGAAACGTTGATACCCGAGAAATATAGGACTATCAAGCTGTGTTATCTAGAAGAAAGGGTATTTCAAATTGTATTTGAGAAAGAATACCCATGTGTCCTGAAATTCAACACGGCTTCTGTGTCACTTGAAGCTCAAGATGGAcagctgtttaatttttttccattcaataaTAAAGGCCTATCTACTGGTTTTGATGCTCCAGGTCTGAACACGTATAATATCGTCAGAATAAGTCGCAAACCAAGATTTTGA